The window CAGAAGCCGTTCATGTGGCGCTATCGCGATTACGTGATCCGGGCCCTCAATGAGGATAAGCCCTACGATCAGTTCATCCGCGAGCAAATCGCGGGCGACGAGCTTCCCGGCGGGGGGCCCGACGCGCTGATCGCCACCGGCCTCTATCGCCTGGGAATCTGGGACGACGAGCCGGCGGACCCGCTGCTCGGCCGCTACGACGAACTGGACGGCATGGTGCAGACCATCAGCGCCGCGTTTCTGGGGAGTACGCTCGGCTGCGCGCGGTGCCACGATCACAAGATCGATCCCTTTCCCGCCTCCGACTACTACAGCATGATCGCGTTTATTCAGGACGTTAAGTCCTCGCAGCGGCAGTCCGAACTGACCAATGTGATGGATGCGGAGGAGCAGGCGGCCCACGACGCCGCGGCGCGCCAGAAAGAAGCGGAGATCTCCGCATTGCGGGGCGAAATATACGACTTAGAGCGGGGCTACCTCGCGCGCCTGGCGGAATCGCGCGGCGGGGACACCGCGGGCATCGTCCGATCGGACCTGACGGACCTTACGTTCCGTTTCTACCGGGACACCTGGGCGTCGCTGCCGGACTTCGACACCCTGCGCCCGGAGGACGAGGGCAAACTGAAGCACAACTTTGTGACCCTGGCGGCGGCGAGCCGCCAGGACGCGATGGGTCTCGTTTTCGAGGGGAAGCTGCGCGCGGGCGCCGCGGGCGAGTATGAATTCCACGTGCGCGCGAAGGACGGCCTGCGGCTTACGGTCAACGGACAGCGCATTTACGATCAGGCGGGAACCGGCGAAACCAGCGGGGAGGCGCGGATAACCCTGGAACCGGGATTCCACACCTTCCGGGTCGATTATTTCCACACCTACGGCGAGCCCGTGCTCGAAATTGCGTGGTCCGGCCCGGGTATTAAGGCGCAACCGCTGGCGCTGGCGCAGCCCCCCGCCGATGCGTTGAACGTCAACCGCTTGATCAAGGACACGGGCCGCGAAATCCTCGCGGAAGCGGAGGTGTCGCGCTATCTTGAACTGGAGAAGACGATCGACGCGGCGAAGAAGCGCGAGATCCCGGGGAAGTACGCCACCACCGTCACCTCCACGGGACCGAATGTGCCGCCGACGCACATCCTGCTGCGGGGGAACCCGCATGTGCCCGGGGACGAGGTCGCCCCGCGCTTTCCCATTGTGCTCGCCGCCGGTGCGCCCGAGTTGCCCAGCCCCGACCCGGACGCGAAGACTCCCGGGCGCCGGCGGGTGCTCGCGGAATGGCTGGCCAGTCCGGAAAACCCGCTGACCGCGCGGGTCATGGCGAACCGGATCTGGCAGTACCACTTCGGCCGCGGGATTGTCCGCACCTCAAACGATTTCGGGGCGCTGGGCGCGCCGCCGACCCACCCCGAGCTGTTGGACTGGCTCGCGAGCGAGTTTATCGCGCAGGGCTGGTCCATGAAGGCCATGCACCGCCTGATCATGCTGTCGAACACCTACCGCATGTCGTCGGAGGGAGACGCGAAGGCCCTGGCGGCGGATCCGGACAACAACCTCTTCTGGCGCTTCGACATGCGGCGCCTCGAAGCGGAGGAGATCCGGGACAGCATGCTCGCGGCGAATCGCACGCTGAACCTCAAGATGGGCGGGCCGCATGTATACCCGCCAATGCCGGCCGCCGTCCTGGCGACCTCCTCCACCCCGGACAAGGTTTGGGGAACGTCGCCCCCCGAGGACCACACACGGCGCAGCATCTATACGCACGTGAAGCGGTCGCTGAAGGACCCGCTGCTCTCCGATTTCGATATGGCGGACACGGAGTCGAGTTGTGCGGTGCGTTTCGCCACGACGCAGCCGACGCAAGCGCTGAACCTGCTGAACAGCGAATTCGTGAACGCGCAGGCCGAGGCGCTGGCGGCGAGCATCGAGGCGGAGGGCGCCGCGAACCTGGAGACAAAAGTCTGGCTCGCGCTGAACCGCGTCACGCAGCGCGCCCCGGCGAACACCGAAGTGGACCGGGGCCTCGCGTTTATTGCGGAGATGGTGGAGAAGCACGGGCACGGCGAGCAGGCGGCCTTCGAGCGGTTCTGCCTGCTTGCGATCAACCTGAACGAATTCATGTATCTTGATTGACCGGAAGGCGGCGCTACCGCAGCCTCCAATCGCCCCGGTGCGCACCGGCCCCGGGATGATGCGACAGGCACAGGAGTAGAGAACAATGGCCAACGACAAGCCTCGGGGTTCCTTCTGCGGGCGCACACGCCGCGAATTCCTCAGCACCATGGGCGGCGGTTTTACGTCGCTCGCATTGACCGGCCTGCTCGCGCGGGATGGATTCTTCGGCAGCCAGGCGGTCGCGGCGGACGGCGTGTCCGCGTTTCAGAACCCGCTCGCGCCGAAGCCCGCGATGGCGATGGCAAAGGCGAAGAGCGTCATCTTTCTGTTCATGTACGGGGGGCCGAGCCACGTCGATACCTTCGACTACAAGCCGGAGCTCTTCAAACTCGACGGGAAGACGGTGCAGGTGAAGACGGCGGGGCGGGGCGGCCGCAAGAACGAGGGCCGCATTGTGGGCCCGAAATGGCGCTTCAAGCAGTACGGCGAATCGGGCGCGTGGGTGTCGGAGCTGTTCCCGCACCTTTCCACCTGCGTGGACGATATCACGTTCCTGAAATCGATGACCGCGGACTCGCCTATCCACGGGTCGGCCATGCTCATGATGAATTCCGGGCGCATTCTCAGCGGCAATCCGTCACTCGGCTCCTGGGTGAATTACGGCCTAGGTTCGGTGAACGAAAACCTGCCCGGCTACGTCGTCATGCTGGACAAGACCGGCGGCCCGATCAGCGGCGCGCAGAACTGGACGAGCGGCTACATGCCGGCGAACTACGAGGCGACGGTGTTCCGCCCCCAGGGCGATCCCATCCTGAACCTTTCCAACGTGCGCGGCATGTCGCGCGATGAACAGCGCACGCTCCTGAAGCACCTGCACCACTTCAATAACCAGCACCTTTCCGATCGCGTCGACAACACGGATCTCGCGGCGCGCATCGCGAGCTACGAGCTGGCCTACAACATGCAGGTCACCGCGCCGGAAGCGGTGGAACTGGACCAGGAACCGGAGCACGTGAAGCGGCTCTACGGCATGGACCACCCGCGCACGGAAGACTTCGGGCGCAAATGCCTGCTGGCCCGGCGGCTCGTCGAGCGCGGCGTGCGCTTTGTCCAGCTCTACTCCGGCGGCGCGCACAACGACGACAACTGGGACGCCCACGCGGACCTGCAGGACAACCACAATTACCACGCGGGGAACACGGACAAGCCGATCGCGGGCCTGCTCAAGGACCTGAAGCAGCGGGGCCTGCTCGACGAGACGCTCGTTATCTGGGGCGGGGAGTTCGGGCGCCAGCCCACGGCGGAATATGAAAAGGGGACCGGCCGCGACCACAATTCGATGGGGTTCACGATGTGGATGGCCGGCGGCGGCATCAAGGGGGGCGTCAGCTACGGAGAGACCGACGAACTCGGCAGCGCGGCGGTGAAGGACCGGCTGCACGTCAAGCGCCTGCATGCCACGGTGCTGCACCAGCTGGGGCTGGATCCGAACAACCTCAGCTACTTCTACAACGGCCTGGACCAGAAGCTCGTGGGCGTAGAGGGCGCGGACCCCATCCGGGAGATTATCGCGTAGGGGGACTGGCTCCCAAGCCGCAGTGAGTTCGGTCGCGCAAGCGTGAAAAGTGGCCTGCAAGCGAGGGTGCCTGTACCCCCCAGGATGTTACGGTCGAAGTAGTTCGTTCTGAGTGCCCGCAATACCGCTCAGCACATCCATCACCTCCGGAACCACGGGAAAGGTCCCCAGTTTGACGAACTCAACGTGGCCGTCCATGTACAGCACGTGCGCGCCGTTGAACCCCCGGGGAGAACTCTTGTTTTTCCACCCCCACGTTTCGATCAGCACCGGTCGCGCCGACTGCGTTCCCGGCAGTTTGGGGCCGGGGTCTTGCGGCGCCCTGCCGAGGAAGTCGCACCCGATTTCCTCACGCATGGGGAAGACGGCCTGCGCGCTGTCCGGAATCGTCACGGTCGCTATCGACCCATCGAGCAATCCCTGCCGCCGCGCGGTGGCCATCGCGCGGAAACCCGGCTCGTCAATGACCGAACAATCCAGGTATGCGAAGCTCATGGCCATCAGGCCGGCGGCGGTCTCGAAGTCCGGACGCGGCTCCGCAAGAGCGAGATTCAGGCATGAAACAATGGCATCGTACGCCGGATGTTCTCGCGCAACCAGCGTTGTGGGATCCGAAAGGAACTCCGGGAAAATCTGGGCAATATCCGGCGCCCAGATTTCGGTATTCCGGGCGAGTTGCGGCCAGCGCTCCCCCTCGGACATGCTCGCGTACATTTTGAACACCAGACCCATCTGCTTCATGCGGTTCGGAGTGGACGGCGTTGGATAAATCCATCTGCCGAAAGTCAGTAGTTGCGCGACCAGAACCAGCAGGCACGGGACAATAACTGCGAAAAGCACGGCGAGCCGTCCATACGAGTACTTGCAGCTGGGCATTCGCCGATCCGGCGGTATCGTGGCGGACATTTTGCGGTCCTTTCGGTTTCGGCATGCTATTTTCCACCTATACGCCCGTCGAGTGCAGAAGGTTCATTTCTTCCTCGCCCGAATTACGCATCCCCGTCCGGCTGTGCTGCCCGCCTTCGGCGCATCTTCGACCCTTTCAGGCGAATTCAAAGAGCGCCAACGTTCCCGAGGCGACGCCTTGGGTCCCGGAGTCTCCGATTCGATAAGATGCTATGCGTATTTACGATGGCGTTGAGAGTGGTCGTTGCGCCAACGGAAATTGCGAGAATCTTTCTATGCCGCCCCTCTGGGGCTTCACTATTGAGAGCGGCTAACCCAGGGCTCGCTTCGCTCGCGCCTGGGCTATGGTATCCCGCCACTGCGTGGCTATAGAACCGGACGCTTTCCACGGCGCAAGCCCTATTCGCGTTCCTATGCGTTCATTCGCGGTTCAAGACTGTTTGGTTGCGGCCAAAGGCCGTTCCGTGCATCAATCCGGCGGGGCGATGGTTACCGAGCTCCCCGCCGTGCGGCCGTTGAACTTCACGTCATACATACACTCCGCGCTTGCGCCGGGATGGTGGAAGGCGCCGGCGGTCACGGCGCGCACCGCGTAGTGGAACCGGTGCGTTCCGCGGGCGAGCCGGTCGAAGGCGGCGATCAGCCGGTCGTCCCGCATTTCGAGGAAGGACGGGATGACGCCGCCGGACAGCTTCCAGGCCGCCATGGCGGTCCCGTCCAGCCGCGGATTTTCGATTTCCAGGCCGCCGGGGAGCAGGTCCGCCAGCACGACGTTCTCGAAGTCCTCGTCGCAGGTGATCGTCACGGTCACCAGGTAGTTCTCGCCGTGCTTCAGGGCGTCCGGCGCCACGGCGCCCGACTTGCCGGTGAAGCCGCGGGCCAGGGCAATCCCGTTGGAGGCCGCGGGGACGTCCGGGTTCCGCAGGATGCCTTCCGTTGCAAAATGAATGTAAATGGGCGCGGGCCCGCTGTTGGTGACGGTATAGGCGCCGCCGGGCCCCGCGTGCTTGCTGTTGTACTGGAAGTCGCCCGATTGCTCGGTGGTCCCGTCCGGGGCCGCGATGGTCGCGCGCGCCTGGGTCACGTCGCCGGCGTATTTCTTGAGGTATTCCGCCAGCGCGGTGATGAGGAAGGACGCTTCCTGGGTGGACCAGGGGCGCTGCTCCAGATAGCGGAGAAGCCTCTCGGCCTGCGGGTGCACCAGCGACTGATCCAGGTCCAGTGCGATCTGCGTCATCAGGGTGATCGCGTCATTCCGGATCGCCGAGTTCAGCGTGCCGCCCTGTTCGCGGGCGTCGTGCGGTGCGCTCGGGCATCGCATTAGATACTGCTGCACCTGGTCTTCCGCGCCGCTGATCGAAAGCATGGCCAGGGCAAGCCACTGCCGCGCCGCCGTCGGCGTCGGGATGGTGTCCAGGCTGCCGATGTCTTCCATCACCGACGTATCTTTTGCCAGCGCGCGCACATAGCACGCGTAGCTGTAGTTGTAGAGGCTGCCGCTGCCCGCCGCCGGATCCAGCGGGATCCGCTCGCGCAGGAAGCGCATGAGCTTCTCGTAGGCGTCATCCGGCACGGCGAGCGCCGGGTCCTGTTTCGCCAGCGTGAGGAAATGCGCGGCGTAGATCGAACCGTAGGTGTACGGTTCCCGCGCGCCCGGCCAGTAGCCGATACCGCCGCTCCCTGCTTGCATCGCCACCAACCGGTCAATACCGGCCTGCAAGAATTGCTGGAAGTACGTGGCCTCCCAGCCGTCGCCCGTGCGCGCAGCGGCCTGGCCCAGCAGGAAGAGCGGCATGCAACGGGAGACGGTCTGTTCCGCGCAGCCGTAGGGGTAGCCCACGACATAGTCGAGCGCCTTCCGTACACGCACGAGGGGGTTGGGCGTCGCCGTGATGCGCGACGTCAGCAGGGCGTCCTCGCGGAATTCGGTGTTCTGGAAAACCCGCTGCTCGCCCGGCTCCAGAATGACCATCTCGCTCCGGACCTGGTAGATCGTGGGGGCCTGAATCTTGAGCGGCATGTCTTCCGCGTATTCATCCTGCGTGGCGCCATCGGGGCCGGTCGAGACCATGCGCCAGTGGACCGTGCCGGACCCCGTCATGTCCTCGGCCCGCATGGGGATGCGCACGAGGGCCTCGCCATTCGCCGGGAGTTCCCAGCGCTGCGAATACGGATCCATCGCCAGCGGCGCGGTGGCCGTCGCTTCCAGGGCTGCAACCACGGGGAAGTCCCGCTTGTTCTGAACCAGAACGGTCGCTTCGAACGTATCGCCCGGTCCGGCGAAGCGGGGGAGGGTCGCCTGCAGGATGACCGGACGCCGAATGGTCACGTTCGCGGCCTGGCTGCCCGCCTTCGTGCCCGTGGTGGCCACCGCGACCAGGCGCACCTTGCCCGCGAACTCGGGAATGTCCATAGCGATGGTCGCGTTACCCGAGGCGTCCGTCTCCACCGCGCCCGACCAGAGCGCGAGCGGCTTAATCCAGTTGTCGTCCACGGTCGCGTCGTCTTCGCCGAGCCTTTTCCTGAGGAGTTCGCCGCCGCCGATCTTCGCGCCCGTGAAATCGTAGGCGACCTGATCGTAGTAGTGCGCGCGGCGGTATTCCGGGCGGCGATCCCGCTGGAACCAGGCCGCCGGATCGGGATTCTGGTATTGCAGAATCTGGTGGATGCCTTCGTCCACGAGCGCGAGCGTGATTTCCGAGGCGAGCGGCGCCCCGTCCGGTCCCGCCACGTTCACCGCCACGTCGAGTTGCGTCAGCGGGCGAATTTCCTCGGGCAGGCCGGGGAAGGACACCTGAAGCGTTTTCGACGGGTCGCGCACGGGGAGGTTCAGCATGGCGAAGCTCGAATAGGGGTGGGTCAGTGGCGCGCCGGGCTCCACGGGGTGGATCACGGTCGTCTCCACCCATACATTGGGGTGGTAACCGGCTTCCAACGGCAACTCGAAGCGGCCCGCGCCGCCGCTGATCGGCACGGTGAAGGCCTTTTCGATGGCCGTGCCCTGCACCACCACGATCGCCACGCCATCAAAAGGTGAATCCACGCGCACCGTGGCCGTGTCGCCGATGTTGTAGGCCGTTGCGTCCGCCGTCAGTGTAATCAGCGACGGGCGGCTCGCGTCCGACAGGTAGGCCTGCCCGCGGTAGGCCCAGAAGCTCTGCGTGGCGTATTGCGAGGATCCTTCGCGCGTCACTTTCACCCGGTACGTGCCATAGCCATCGGGAATCTTCAGCGTGACCGAGCCCTTGCCGTCACGGAGCGAAACCGTCTCCGTCTGCAGCGCCGCAAAGTTGTCGCTCCAGTTGGGCTCGTTCCGATCGGCATAGCGGCGGAGGTAATAGCTCCACTGTTTCTTCTCCAGGGTGACGGTGGCCGCCCCCGCGTCCGACGGGGTCCCGTCCGGGCGTACGGCCGCCACCGCGACATCGACGGTGTTCGGGGAGGCGCCGCTGGCCACCGCCAGGCCGAGCGCTTCGGGCGCCGGGAAGACAAAGGCCTTTGTTCGCGACGCGACACTGCGCCCGCCCGCCTCAAAGACTTCCCCGCGGAGCG is drawn from Candidatus Hydrogenedentota bacterium and contains these coding sequences:
- a CDS encoding DUF1553 domain-containing protein; amino-acid sequence: MVWSRRLARAALSAGIVAGASSAHGAEDEGRRYFTEKVRPILEANCFPCHGGRPTVKGEFRLTSREGLLRGAARGPAVDLQNPDASSLLAMISYKDEHHQMPPSGKLAEQDIETLAAWVRLGAPWDPEGADFGVPPAEEEHGPRGGADHWAYQPLARPEPPAVEPAWSTNPIDAFIKAKLDEAGLAPAPPSPRGALIRRAYYDLTGLPPSPEAVEAFQRDDSPDAYERLVEELLASPHYGERWARHWLDVAGYAETHGFERDFQKPFMWRYRDYVIRALNEDKPYDQFIREQIAGDELPGGGPDALIATGLYRLGIWDDEPADPLLGRYDELDGMVQTISAAFLGSTLGCARCHDHKIDPFPASDYYSMIAFIQDVKSSQRQSELTNVMDAEEQAAHDAAARQKEAEISALRGEIYDLERGYLARLAESRGGDTAGIVRSDLTDLTFRFYRDTWASLPDFDTLRPEDEGKLKHNFVTLAAASRQDAMGLVFEGKLRAGAAGEYEFHVRAKDGLRLTVNGQRIYDQAGTGETSGEARITLEPGFHTFRVDYFHTYGEPVLEIAWSGPGIKAQPLALAQPPADALNVNRLIKDTGREILAEAEVSRYLELEKTIDAAKKREIPGKYATTVTSTGPNVPPTHILLRGNPHVPGDEVAPRFPIVLAAGAPELPSPDPDAKTPGRRRVLAEWLASPENPLTARVMANRIWQYHFGRGIVRTSNDFGALGAPPTHPELLDWLASEFIAQGWSMKAMHRLIMLSNTYRMSSEGDAKALAADPDNNLFWRFDMRRLEAEEIRDSMLAANRTLNLKMGGPHVYPPMPAAVLATSSTPDKVWGTSPPEDHTRRSIYTHVKRSLKDPLLSDFDMADTESSCAVRFATTQPTQALNLLNSEFVNAQAEALAASIEAEGAANLETKVWLALNRVTQRAPANTEVDRGLAFIAEMVEKHGHGEQAAFERFCLLAINLNEFMYLD
- a CDS encoding DUF1501 domain-containing protein, giving the protein MANDKPRGSFCGRTRREFLSTMGGGFTSLALTGLLARDGFFGSQAVAADGVSAFQNPLAPKPAMAMAKAKSVIFLFMYGGPSHVDTFDYKPELFKLDGKTVQVKTAGRGGRKNEGRIVGPKWRFKQYGESGAWVSELFPHLSTCVDDITFLKSMTADSPIHGSAMLMMNSGRILSGNPSLGSWVNYGLGSVNENLPGYVVMLDKTGGPISGAQNWTSGYMPANYEATVFRPQGDPILNLSNVRGMSRDEQRTLLKHLHHFNNQHLSDRVDNTDLAARIASYELAYNMQVTAPEAVELDQEPEHVKRLYGMDHPRTEDFGRKCLLARRLVERGVRFVQLYSGGAHNDDNWDAHADLQDNHNYHAGNTDKPIAGLLKDLKQRGLLDETLVIWGGEFGRQPTAEYEKGTGRDHNSMGFTMWMAGGGIKGGVSYGETDELGSAAVKDRLHVKRLHATVLHQLGLDPNNLSYFYNGLDQKLVGVEGADPIREIIA